The Klebsiella sp. RIT-PI-d genome includes a region encoding these proteins:
- the barA gene encoding two-component sensor histidine kinase BarA translates to MTNYSLRARMMILILAPTVLIGLLLSVFFVVHRYNDLQSQLEDAGASIIEPLAVSSEYGMNLQNHESIGQLISLLHRRHSDIVRAISVYDENNKLFVTSNYHLDPDRLRLRKGEPIPRTLSVMRHGDIMILRTPILTESYSPDESAISDAKTSNNMLGYVALELDLKSVRLQQYKEIFISSMMMLFCIGIALVFGWRLMRDVTSPIRNMVNTVDRIRRGQLDSRVEGFMLGELDMLKNGINSMAMSLAAYHEEMQHNVDQATSDLRETLEQMEIQNVELGLAKKRAQEAARIKSEFLANMSHELRTPLNGVIGFTRLTLKTELNSTQRDHLNTIERSANNLLTIINDVLDFSKLEAGKLLLESIPFPLRNLLDDVITLLAHSAHDKGLELTLTIKNDVPDNVIGDPLRLQQVITNLLGNAIKFTEHGNIDVVVDKRALSNTNVQLEIQIRDTGIGIPEADQSRLFQAFRQADASISRRHGGTGLGLAITQRLVNEMGGDISFHSQPNRGSTFWFHVSLDLNPNVISEAPLTHCLVGKRLAYIEANVTAAQSTMDLLSTTPLEVIYSPTLASLPEDHYDILLAGMPVSVRELSMHHDKLAHARSMTDYLILALPCHAQVNAETLKQDGAAACLLKPLTQIRLLPALLGYGRFKHAPAPVGENPKLPMSVMAVDDNPANLKLIGALLDDVVTHVELCDSGQHAVNLAKGMPFDVILMDIQMPEMDGIRACELIRQLPHQQQTPIIAVTAHAMAGQRKKLLSAGMNDYLAKPIEEDRLYQLLLRYQPGLTVAVTTPVEGRIPVNQNATLDWQLALRQAAGKTDLAREMLEMLVQFLQEVRQHVNRQLAGEEMQLMDIIHKLHGSCGYSGVPCLKNLCQLIEQQLRSGIPAAELEPELLELLDEMDNVSREAKKILAKA, encoded by the coding sequence ATGACCAACTACAGCCTGCGCGCTCGCATGATGATTTTGATCCTGGCCCCTACCGTCCTGATCGGTTTGCTGCTCAGTGTCTTCTTTGTTGTACATCGCTATAACGACTTACAGAGTCAGCTGGAAGATGCCGGTGCCAGCATCATTGAGCCTCTGGCGGTTTCCAGCGAGTACGGCATGAACCTGCAAAATCATGAATCTATTGGTCAACTGATTAGCCTGTTACACCGCCGCCATTCCGACATTGTGCGGGCAATTTCCGTTTATGATGAAAATAATAAACTGTTTGTCACCTCAAATTATCATCTGGATCCTGACAGACTGCGCCTGCGTAAAGGCGAGCCTATACCGCGCACCCTGAGCGTAATGCGCCACGGCGACATCATGATCCTGCGTACGCCGATCCTCACGGAGAGTTATTCGCCTGACGAATCGGCTATTTCAGATGCGAAGACATCCAACAATATGCTGGGTTATGTCGCACTGGAGCTGGATCTTAAGTCGGTACGTCTTCAACAGTATAAAGAGATTTTTATCTCCAGCATGATGATGCTGTTTTGCATCGGTATCGCCCTGGTATTTGGCTGGCGATTAATGCGTGATGTGACCAGTCCGATACGCAATATGGTGAATACGGTAGACCGCATCCGGCGTGGGCAACTGGACAGCCGCGTTGAGGGCTTTATGCTGGGCGAGCTGGATATGCTGAAAAATGGCATTAACTCAATGGCGATGTCGCTGGCGGCTTATCACGAAGAGATGCAGCATAATGTCGATCAGGCGACGTCCGATCTGCGCGAGACGCTCGAGCAGATGGAGATCCAGAATGTTGAGCTGGGTCTTGCCAAGAAACGCGCTCAGGAAGCAGCACGCATCAAGTCTGAGTTTCTTGCCAATATGTCGCACGAGCTGCGTACCCCGCTCAACGGCGTAATTGGTTTTACACGCCTGACGCTTAAAACCGAGCTGAATTCAACCCAGCGCGATCATCTCAATACTATCGAGCGTTCAGCGAATAACCTGCTGACTATTATCAATGATGTCCTCGACTTCTCTAAACTGGAAGCGGGTAAATTGCTGCTGGAAAGTATTCCTTTTCCGCTGCGCAATCTGCTGGATGACGTTATTACCCTGCTGGCTCATTCTGCGCACGATAAAGGCCTGGAACTGACGCTGACGATTAAAAACGATGTTCCGGATAACGTTATTGGCGATCCGCTTCGTTTACAGCAGGTCATTACTAATCTGCTGGGCAATGCGATTAAATTTACCGAGCACGGCAATATTGATGTGGTTGTTGATAAACGTGCGCTCAGTAACACTAACGTCCAGCTGGAGATCCAGATCCGCGATACCGGCATCGGTATTCCGGAAGCCGATCAGTCGCGGCTGTTTCAGGCATTTCGCCAGGCCGATGCCAGCATCTCCCGTCGCCACGGCGGGACCGGGCTGGGGCTGGCGATCACCCAGCGGCTGGTGAATGAGATGGGCGGCGACATTTCTTTCCACAGTCAGCCCAATCGCGGATCGACCTTCTGGTTCCACGTCAGTCTGGATCTCAATCCTAACGTGATTTCCGAAGCGCCGTTAACGCATTGCCTGGTCGGTAAACGTCTGGCCTATATCGAAGCCAACGTCACTGCGGCCCAATCCACAATGGACCTGCTCTCGACCACACCGCTGGAGGTGATCTACAGTCCAACCCTCGCCAGCCTGCCGGAAGATCATTACGATATCCTGCTGGCCGGAATGCCGGTTTCCGTACGTGAGCTGAGTATGCATCATGACAAACTGGCCCACGCGCGCAGTATGACTGATTATCTGATTCTGGCTCTGCCCTGCCATGCGCAGGTTAATGCCGAAACGCTAAAACAGGACGGTGCCGCGGCCTGCCTGCTGAAACCTCTCACCCAGATCCGCCTGTTACCCGCCCTGCTGGGATACGGTCGTTTTAAACATGCGCCTGCGCCGGTTGGCGAAAATCCTAAATTGCCGATGTCGGTGATGGCCGTGGATGACAATCCCGCTAACCTCAAACTGATCGGTGCCCTGCTGGACGATGTGGTCACCCACGTGGAGCTTTGCGACAGCGGACAGCACGCGGTAAATCTGGCGAAAGGTATGCCCTTCGATGTGATCCTGATGGATATTCAGATGCCGGAAATGGACGGTATTCGCGCCTGTGAGCTGATTCGGCAGCTGCCTCACCAGCAGCAAACGCCGATTATTGCAGTGACGGCACACGCTATGGCTGGTCAGCGAAAAAAATTGTTGAGTGCCGGAATGAACGACTATCTGGCGAAGCCCATTGAAGAAGATCGATTGTATCAATTGTTGCTGCGCTATCAGCCCGGGTTAACCGTTGCAGTGACCACACCCGTAGAAGGCCGGATACCGGTGAATCAGAATGCCACGCTGGACTGGCAGCTGGCACTACGTCAGGCCGCGGGTAAAACCGATCTCGCTCGTGAAATGCTGGAAATGCTGGTTCAGTTTCTTCAGGAGGTTCGCCAGCACGTGAATCGTCAGCTGGCTGGAGAAGAGATGCAGCTAATGGATATTATCCATAAACTGCACGGAAGCTGCGGCTATAGCGGAGTGCCGTGCCTGAAAAATTTATGTCAGTTAATTGAACAGCAGTTACGTAGCGGTATACCCGCAGCGGAACTGGAACCTGAACTGCTGGAGCTGCTGGATGAAATGGATAACGTCAGCCGGGAAGCTAAAAAAATTCTGGCTAAAGCGTAG
- a CDS encoding glycerate kinase yields the protein MKIVIAPDSYKESLSALQVATAIEQGFREIYPDAQYVKLPMADGGEGTVEAMVAATGGRRIEVDVTGPLGEPVNSFYGISGDEQCAFIEMAAASGLERVPCAKRNPLKTTTWGTGELIRHALDNGARHFIIGIGGSATNDGGAGMVQALGAKLLDKHGNPIVPGGGGLETLAQIDISELDARLAECRIEVACDVTNTLTGENGASAIFGPQKGANKEMIARLDSALEHYAQLIARDLHIDVLDLKGGGAAGGMGVALYAFCNARLRQGIEIVTDALKLDEQVADADLVITGEGRIDSQTIHGKVPVGVARIAKRYHKPVIGIAGSLTADVGVVHQHGLDAVFSVIYNICTLEDALTSANDNVRMSARNIAAVFKAGQRTA from the coding sequence ATGAAAATAGTTATCGCACCGGATTCTTACAAAGAAAGCCTGAGCGCTTTGCAGGTTGCCACCGCGATAGAACAGGGTTTTCGTGAAATCTATCCTGATGCACAGTACGTTAAATTACCAATGGCGGATGGGGGTGAAGGCACCGTTGAAGCCATGGTCGCGGCGACTGGCGGCCGAAGAATAGAGGTTGACGTCACCGGTCCGCTTGGTGAGCCGGTGAACAGTTTTTATGGTATTTCCGGTGACGAACAGTGCGCGTTTATTGAGATGGCGGCGGCAAGCGGCCTTGAACGGGTTCCCTGTGCAAAACGTAATCCACTTAAAACCACGACCTGGGGTACTGGTGAACTGATCCGCCACGCGCTGGATAACGGTGCCAGACACTTTATTATCGGTATTGGCGGCAGCGCCACCAATGACGGCGGAGCAGGAATGGTCCAGGCGCTGGGCGCGAAACTCCTCGATAAACATGGTAACCCTATCGTTCCTGGCGGCGGCGGGCTGGAAACGCTGGCGCAGATTGATATCAGCGAACTGGATGCCCGTCTGGCTGAATGTCGTATCGAGGTTGCCTGCGATGTCACCAATACGCTAACGGGTGAAAACGGCGCGTCAGCCATATTTGGCCCACAAAAAGGGGCGAACAAGGAGATGATCGCCCGGCTGGACAGCGCGCTGGAGCACTATGCGCAACTCATTGCCCGCGATTTACATATCGACGTTCTTGATCTGAAAGGGGGCGGCGCAGCCGGGGGAATGGGCGTTGCGCTATATGCGTTTTGCAATGCCCGCCTGCGTCAGGGTATTGAAATTGTCACCGATGCGCTGAAGCTGGATGAGCAGGTAGCCGATGCCGATCTGGTTATAACCGGTGAAGGCCGCATCGACAGCCAGACTATCCACGGTAAAGTGCCGGTTGGCGTCGCCCGCATAGCCAAACGTTATCATAAACCGGTTATCGGTATTGCCGGCAGTCTTACCGCCGATGTCGGCGTGGTACACCAACACGGGCTTGATGCGGTATTCAGCGTGATTTATAACATTTGTACCCTTGAAGACGCGCTAACGAGCGCCAACGACAATGTGCGTATGAGCGCGCGTAATATCGCCGCCGTCTTCAAAGCCGGACAGCGTACCGCATAA
- a CDS encoding flavodoxin codes for MATIGIFVGTMYGNALLVAEEAETILNEQGHSARVFEDPQLADWQPYQQGYALVVTSTTGQGDLPDSIMPLYQDIHDKLGHQPDLHYGVIALGDSAYTHFCGGGQKFDLLLQEQGAQRVGEVLMIDASEDPEPETVSSPWVELWGTLLK; via the coding sequence ATGGCAACGATCGGAATTTTTGTCGGCACCATGTACGGCAACGCGCTGCTGGTGGCAGAAGAAGCTGAAACCATCCTCAACGAGCAGGGGCACAGCGCACGCGTATTTGAAGATCCGCAGTTGGCTGACTGGCAGCCCTATCAACAAGGATATGCGCTGGTCGTGACATCCACCACCGGACAGGGCGATCTGCCGGACAGCATTATGCCGCTGTATCAGGATATTCACGATAAACTCGGTCATCAGCCTGACCTTCATTACGGCGTTATTGCACTGGGTGATAGTGCCTATACCCATTTCTGCGGCGGTGGACAAAAGTTTGATCTGCTGCTTCAGGAACAGGGCGCGCAGCGTGTTGGCGAAGTGCTGATGATCGATGCCAGTGAAGATCCGGAGCCGGAAACGGTATCCAGTCCCTGGGTGGAACTATGGGGGACGTTGCTTAAATAA
- the truC gene encoding tRNA pseudouridine(65) synthase TruC produces the protein MLEIIYQDQWLVAVNKPSGWLVHRSWLDRDEKVVVMQTVRDQIGQHVFTAHRLDRPTSGVLLMGLSSEAGRRLSQQFEQHHIQKRYHAIVRGWLTEDAVLDYPLVEELDKIADKFARENRDPQPAVTRYRGLATTELPIATGRYPTTRYSLVELEPETGRKHQLRRHLSHLRHPIIGDSKHGDLRQNRSAAEHFGCQRLMLHASQLTLTHPFTGEPLILRAGLDPVWMDALTHFGWRTLLPENERVEFMADPDQDRPDA, from the coding sequence ATGCTGGAGATCATCTATCAGGACCAGTGGCTGGTTGCGGTGAATAAGCCTTCCGGCTGGCTGGTGCATCGTAGCTGGCTGGATCGCGATGAAAAAGTGGTCGTTATGCAGACCGTCCGCGATCAGATAGGCCAGCATGTTTTCACCGCCCATCGTCTGGATCGACCCACTTCCGGCGTGCTGCTGATGGGCCTTTCCAGCGAGGCTGGACGGCGGTTGTCTCAGCAGTTCGAGCAGCACCATATTCAGAAACGCTACCACGCCATTGTGCGCGGCTGGCTGACGGAAGACGCTGTGCTGGATTATCCGCTGGTTGAAGAGCTGGATAAGATTGCTGATAAGTTTGCCCGCGAAAACCGGGATCCGCAACCGGCGGTTACCCGCTATCGGGGCCTTGCGACTACTGAGCTCCCTATCGCCACGGGCCGCTACCCGACCACGCGCTATTCGCTGGTTGAACTGGAGCCAGAAACCGGACGCAAACATCAGTTACGCCGCCATCTTTCCCATTTGCGGCATCCGATCATTGGTGATAGTAAGCATGGTGATTTGCGCCAGAACCGCAGTGCGGCAGAGCATTTTGGCTGTCAGCGTCTGATGCTTCACGCCAGCCAGCTTACGCTCACGCATCCTTTCACCGGCGAACCGCTGATCCTGCGCGCCGGGCTGGATCCGGTGTGGATGGATGCCCTGACCCATTTTGGCTGGCGTACGCTTCTCCCCGAGAATGAAAGGGTTGAGTTTATGGCCGATCCCGACCAGGATAGACCTGACGCATAA
- a CDS encoding enolase C-terminal domain-like protein — protein MTTQSSPIVTDMKVIPVAGHDSMLLNIGGAHNAYFTRNIVVLTDNAGHTGVGEAPGGEVILKTLTDAIPMVVGQEVARLNQVVQRVHKGNQAADFDTFGKGAWTFELRVNAVAALEAALLDLLGKTLNVPVCELLGPGKQRDAVTVLGYLFYVGDRTKTDLPYLETTPGSHDWYHLRHQEALTHDAVVRLAEASQDRYGFKDFKLKGGVLPGEQEIETVRALKKRFPQARITVDPNGAWLLDEAIALCKGLNDVLTYAEDPCGAEQGFSGREVMAEFRRATGLPVATNMIATNWREMGHAVMLNAVDIPLADPHFWTLSGAVRVAQLCDDWGLTWGCHSNNHFDISLAMFTHVGAAAPGTPTAIDTHWIWQEGDCRLTKNPLEIKDGKIAVPDAPGLGVELDWDRIQKAHEAYKTLPGGARNDAGPMQYLIPGWTFDRKRPVFGRH, from the coding sequence ATGACAACGCAATCAAGTCCAATAGTCACTGATATGAAGGTCATTCCGGTGGCCGGTCATGACAGCATGCTGCTGAATATTGGCGGTGCGCATAATGCTTACTTTACCCGTAATATCGTGGTGCTCACGGACAACGCCGGTCATACCGGCGTTGGGGAGGCACCTGGCGGTGAAGTGATCCTGAAAACGCTGACCGACGCCATTCCGATGGTTGTCGGTCAGGAGGTTGCACGTCTGAATCAGGTCGTGCAACGCGTTCATAAAGGGAATCAGGCTGCTGATTTTGATACCTTCGGTAAAGGCGCATGGACGTTTGAACTGCGGGTCAACGCAGTGGCGGCCCTTGAAGCTGCACTGCTGGATCTGCTGGGTAAAACGCTCAATGTACCGGTCTGTGAGCTGCTTGGACCGGGAAAACAGCGGGATGCGGTTACGGTTCTCGGTTATCTGTTCTACGTTGGCGACCGTACCAAAACCGACCTGCCTTATCTGGAAACCACGCCGGGAAGCCACGACTGGTATCACCTGCGTCACCAGGAGGCATTGACCCACGATGCGGTGGTGCGTCTGGCGGAAGCGTCACAGGATCGCTATGGTTTCAAAGACTTTAAACTCAAAGGCGGTGTTTTGCCGGGCGAGCAGGAAATTGAAACAGTTCGCGCGCTGAAAAAACGCTTTCCGCAGGCGCGGATCACGGTTGATCCCAACGGCGCGTGGCTGCTGGATGAGGCCATCGCATTGTGCAAAGGGCTAAATGATGTGCTGACCTACGCGGAAGATCCGTGCGGTGCAGAGCAGGGCTTCTCAGGGCGCGAAGTGATGGCCGAATTCCGGCGCGCCACTGGCCTGCCGGTTGCCACTAACATGATCGCCACCAACTGGCGTGAAATGGGGCACGCGGTAATGCTTAACGCGGTGGATATTCCGCTGGCCGACCCTCATTTCTGGACGCTCTCAGGCGCGGTGCGCGTGGCACAACTGTGTGATGACTGGGGCTTAACCTGGGGTTGCCACTCCAATAACCACTTTGATATTTCGCTGGCGATGTTTACTCACGTCGGTGCAGCCGCGCCGGGTACCCCTACCGCCATTGATACTCACTGGATTTGGCAGGAGGGCGATTGCCGCCTGACTAAAAATCCGCTGGAAATAAAAGACGGCAAAATTGCCGTACCGGATGCGCCAGGACTTGGCGTAGAGCTTGACTGGGATCGGATACAAAAAGCGCATGAGGCGTATAAAACGCTGCCAGGGGGCGCACGTAATGATGCAGGCCCGATGCAATATCTGATCCCCGGCTGGACATTTGACCGTAAACGTCCTGTTTTCGGCCGTCACTGA
- a CDS encoding MFS transporter, translating to MSSLSNTVGGAEKRTNARYWIVVMLFIVTSFNYGDRATLSIAGSEMAKEIGLDPIGMGYVFSAFSWAYVIGQIPGGWLLDRFGSKRVYFWSILIWSFFTLLQGFVDIFSGFGVIMALFALRFLVGLAEAPSFPGNSRIVAAWFPAQERGTAVAIFNSAQYFATVIFAPIMGWLTHEVGWSHVFFFMGGLGIILSFIWLKVIHEPNEHPGVNKKELEYIAEGGGLINMDQKGSKQKVPMSVKMAQIKQLVGSRMMLGIYLGQYCINALTYFFITWFPVYLVQARGMSILKAGFVASVPAICGFIGGVLGGVISDWLMRRTGSLNIARKTPIVLGMLLSMVMVFCNYVEAEWMIIGFMAMAFFGKGIGALGWAVMADTAPKEISGLSGGLFNMFGNISGIVTPIAIGYIVGTTGSFNGALIYVGIHALVAILSYLVLVGDIKRVELKPVTGK from the coding sequence ATGAGTTCATTAAGCAATACGGTGGGCGGCGCTGAAAAGCGCACTAACGCTCGCTACTGGATAGTGGTGATGCTGTTTATCGTCACCTCCTTTAACTACGGTGACCGTGCCACACTCTCAATCGCCGGTTCTGAGATGGCGAAAGAGATCGGGCTTGATCCGATCGGTATGGGATACGTCTTCTCTGCTTTTTCGTGGGCCTACGTGATCGGTCAGATCCCTGGCGGCTGGCTGCTCGACCGCTTCGGCTCTAAACGGGTCTATTTCTGGTCAATTCTGATTTGGTCTTTCTTTACGCTGCTGCAAGGCTTCGTTGATATCTTCAGCGGCTTCGGCGTCATCATGGCGTTGTTTGCGCTGCGCTTTCTGGTCGGCCTGGCTGAGGCACCGTCGTTTCCCGGAAACAGTCGTATTGTCGCGGCATGGTTCCCGGCGCAAGAGAGGGGAACCGCGGTCGCCATTTTTAACTCCGCGCAATATTTCGCTACCGTTATTTTTGCGCCCATTATGGGTTGGTTAACCCATGAAGTGGGCTGGTCGCACGTTTTCTTCTTTATGGGCGGACTGGGTATCATCCTCAGCTTTATCTGGTTAAAAGTGATTCATGAGCCAAACGAACACCCTGGCGTGAATAAAAAAGAGCTGGAGTATATTGCTGAAGGCGGCGGCCTGATCAATATGGACCAAAAGGGCAGTAAGCAAAAAGTGCCGATGAGCGTCAAGATGGCCCAGATCAAACAACTGGTTGGCTCACGCATGATGCTCGGTATTTACCTCGGTCAGTACTGTATTAATGCCTTAACCTACTTCTTTATCACCTGGTTTCCGGTCTATCTGGTGCAGGCACGCGGCATGTCCATCCTGAAAGCGGGCTTTGTCGCGTCGGTTCCGGCTATCTGCGGTTTTATTGGTGGAGTACTGGGCGGTGTTATTTCCGACTGGCTGATGCGCCGCACCGGGTCGCTTAATATCGCCCGCAAAACGCCGATTGTCCTCGGGATGCTGCTGTCGATGGTGATGGTGTTCTGTAACTACGTTGAGGCTGAGTGGATGATTATCGGCTTCATGGCGATGGCGTTCTTCGGTAAAGGCATTGGTGCGCTGGGTTGGGCCGTTATGGCCGATACCGCACCGAAAGAAATCAGCGGTCTCTCCGGCGGGCTGTTCAATATGTTCGGCAATATCTCCGGTATCGTTACGCCTATTGCCATCGGCTATATCGTTGGCACCACCGGCTCCTTTAATGGCGCGCTGATTTATGTCGGTATCCACGCTTTAGTGGCAATACTGAGCTATCTGGTACTGGTCGGTGATATCAAACGTGTTGAACTGAAACCTGTGACAGGAAAGTAA
- the gudD gene encoding glucarate dehydratase, which yields MTTQTSTPVVTTMQVIPVAGHDSMLMNLSGAHAPFFTRNIVIIKDNSGHTGVGEIPGGEKIRQTLEEAAQLVVGKTLGEYKNILTAVRNNFADRDSGGRGLQTFDLRTTIHVVTGIEAALLDLLGQHLGVNVASLLGDGQQRSEVEMLGYLFFVGDRKATPLPYQSQPDESCDWYRLRHDEAMTPDAVVRLAEAAYEKYGFNDFKLKGGVLAGEEEAESIVALAKRFPEARVTLDPNGAWPLDEAIKIGKYLKGSLAYAEDPCGAEQGFSGREVMAEFRRATGLPTATNMIATDWRQMGHTLSLQSVDIPLADPHFWTMQGSVRVAQMCHEFGLTWGSHSNNHFDISLAMFTHVAAAAPGKITAIDTHWIWQEGNQRLTRQPFEIKGGMVQVPSTPGLGVELDMDQVMKANELYQKHGLGARDDAMGMQYLIPNWTFNNKRPCMVR from the coding sequence ATGACAACGCAGACTTCTACGCCTGTTGTGACTACTATGCAGGTGATCCCGGTAGCCGGTCACGACAGTATGTTAATGAACCTGAGCGGCGCGCACGCACCGTTCTTTACTCGTAATATCGTTATTATCAAAGACAACTCAGGTCATACCGGGGTGGGCGAAATTCCCGGCGGCGAAAAAATCCGCCAGACGCTGGAAGAGGCGGCTCAACTGGTGGTCGGTAAAACGCTGGGTGAGTATAAAAATATCTTAACTGCAGTGCGCAATAACTTTGCCGACCGTGATTCAGGCGGCCGCGGATTGCAGACGTTTGACCTGCGTACCACCATCCACGTGGTGACCGGCATTGAAGCCGCGCTGCTCGATTTGCTGGGTCAGCACCTGGGTGTGAACGTGGCATCACTGCTGGGCGATGGCCAACAGCGTAGCGAAGTAGAAATGCTCGGTTATCTGTTCTTTGTCGGCGATCGTAAAGCCACGCCGCTGCCTTATCAGAGTCAGCCAGATGAGTCGTGTGACTGGTATCGTCTGCGTCATGACGAAGCGATGACCCCGGATGCGGTGGTACGTCTGGCCGAAGCGGCATATGAGAAATACGGCTTTAACGATTTTAAACTCAAAGGCGGCGTGCTGGCGGGTGAAGAAGAAGCAGAATCAATCGTTGCGCTGGCAAAACGTTTCCCTGAGGCTCGCGTAACCCTCGATCCGAACGGCGCATGGCCGCTGGATGAAGCGATTAAAATCGGTAAATACCTCAAAGGATCGCTGGCCTATGCAGAAGATCCGTGTGGCGCAGAGCAGGGCTTCTCCGGACGTGAAGTAATGGCCGAATTCCGCCGCGCTACCGGGCTGCCAACCGCCACCAATATGATCGCTACCGACTGGCGTCAGATGGGGCACACGCTCTCCCTGCAATCAGTTGATATTCCGCTGGCCGATCCGCACTTCTGGACCATGCAGGGCTCGGTGCGCGTCGCACAAATGTGTCACGAATTCGGCCTGACCTGGGGTTCACACTCGAATAACCATTTTGATATCTCACTGGCGATGTTCACCCATGTTGCGGCGGCGGCACCGGGCAAAATCACGGCAATTGATACCCACTGGATTTGGCAGGAAGGGAATCAGCGTTTGACCAGACAACCGTTTGAAATCAAAGGTGGGATGGTTCAGGTGCCATCGACGCCAGGGCTGGGCGTTGAACTGGACATGGATCAGGTGATGAAAGCCAACGAACTGTATCAGAAGCATGGTCTGGGCGCGCGCGACGATGCAATGGGAATGCAGTATCTGATCCCGAACTGGACGTTTAACAATAAACGGCCGTGCATGGTACGTTAA
- a CDS encoding YqcC family protein, which translates to MTLHDSVREQLNSIEALLRHHDRWQMTAPDDSVFTSTQPFFMDTLEPLEWLQWVLIPRLGALVESGQPLPQPFAVAPYFEVALDAGHPLRDKIVNQLQQLDAFFTDENA; encoded by the coding sequence ATGACACTCCACGATAGCGTGCGTGAACAGCTGAATAGCATTGAAGCGCTACTACGTCATCACGATCGCTGGCAGATGACGGCGCCTGACGACAGTGTTTTCACCAGTACGCAGCCTTTTTTCATGGACACGCTGGAGCCGCTTGAGTGGCTACAGTGGGTGCTGATCCCGCGTCTTGGTGCGCTGGTGGAAAGCGGTCAGCCTCTGCCACAGCCTTTTGCGGTGGCGCCGTATTTTGAAGTGGCGCTGGATGCCGGCCATCCCCTGCGTGATAAAATCGTCAACCAGCTTCAGCAACTCGACGCTTTTTTTACAGATGAGAATGCCTGA
- the syd gene encoding SecY-interacting protein has protein sequence MDPQTAQALDAFTQRYCDAWRNEHASWPQSEELLGVPSPCIVSSTDYAVLWQPQPFDGEKNINAVERALDIMVQPAVHTFYTSQYAGDMQVLHGKDRLTLLQTWSAEDFRRVQENLIGHLVTQKRLKLSPTLFIGTLDSELEVISVCNLRGEVVQETLGTDKRRVLSPSLADFLGLLEPGL, from the coding sequence GTGGACCCACAAACCGCACAGGCGCTAGACGCGTTTACCCAACGTTATTGTGATGCATGGCGAAATGAACATGCGAGCTGGCCGCAAAGCGAGGAGCTTCTCGGCGTACCGTCGCCGTGCATTGTCTCATCCACAGACTATGCGGTACTTTGGCAACCTCAGCCTTTCGACGGTGAAAAAAACATCAATGCGGTTGAGCGGGCGCTGGATATTATGGTACAACCCGCCGTGCATACTTTTTATACCAGCCAGTATGCAGGCGATATGCAGGTGCTTCACGGTAAAGATCGTCTCACGCTATTACAGACGTGGAGCGCAGAAGATTTTCGCCGTGTTCAGGAGAATCTTATCGGGCATCTGGTAACACAGAAACGCCTTAAGCTCTCGCCGACGCTTTTCATCGGCACACTCGATAGCGAACTGGAGGTCATCTCCGTCTGTAATCTGCGTGGTGAGGTGGTACAGGAAACCCTCGGCACGGACAAGCGCCGCGTTCTTTCGCCCTCCCTGGCTGATTTTCTGGGCCTTCTGGAGCCAGGGCTGTAA